The genomic interval GTCGACTGGACTTCTACTGTGGGCTGAACACCATGCCTGAAAAACCTTCCACTTGGAAGAGTAAAGctgcctcgtagagggggctctggTATTAGCGATGGTCTCCTGCACATCTGCTGGTAGACTGGCCCTTAAGACTGATGGCCCCAGAATAGGCCACCCGCACAGTTTCCAGATTTTGGGACGAGGATGCCAAATCCTGCCCTGGAGCTGGAAAAGCAGATCCTTTCTGACCAGAATCTACCATAGGAGGGGAGTCCAGGAGGAGAATCAGCTCCAAGAACCACGTCTGGGATGGCCAGAATGGTGCCACCAGCAGAAGATTGgcctcactctctcacactctacACAGAACCGCCGGAATCCGCTTAATGGGCAGGAATGCATAGAGCTTCAACCTCGGGGGGTGAGCGAACGCATCCACTCCCAACTGCGCAGCACTCAGAGAGAACCAAAGCAGGCATTGGGATGACTCCTTCGTAGAAAGAGGTCTACCCCCGCTCTGCCGAACCAATCCCAGATCTGGGCTACTCTAATAAAAAGTCGATTGGGGACATATTGACCCCAAGGACAGAGTTTTCATTCGATTTTACAATTGAATGCAGAAGTCCACAGTTAAGTGGAACTGGTTTTggtgttttaataataaagtaaatcattgttttattattattattattattattattattattatttataatatgtattattaataattaaataaagtcATAAAGAGCTTTACAAGTTAAGATCCATGTTCAGCCCACAGTTAGACACATCATCTACAACAGATTTTTGAAACGACATGAAGTCTTAAAGAATGGGGAATAACAATCTGTGAATGTAGGAAATGATTACAATACATCTGTTCACAACTGATTATTTTACAGCAATTGTAATTGTTTAAAATCTGATTTATAGGCTTTCATACAATCAGCCCAGAGTACTGGGGtaagaacattaaaaaaaaaatctttcttttttaatttattctgcaatgcatttgtatttgtattacaTTCACATGTGAATTTCATTATTTGAAACAGCCCAGATGGAAAAGGTATTCTGTTGACACCATGGTTGGCCCCAGTTGTATGGGAAGGATCCTTTGATCCCGTATTGATTGATTCGATCTTCAAACAACAAAACATCACCATTGCAACTACAGTCTTCGCTCTTGGAAAGTGAGTTCCTATCTCTCCTCTAATCTTTGAGTTTAAACAACATCAAATAAACAAGAATGCCTTGTCTTTGTACATATCCCTGCAACATTTCAgccataaattaataattgttAGCTAGATTGTCCATTATTTGTCTAGAAATGTATGTATATGCttgtatataattaaataatgttgttttttattgttttttgttgttgttgttttttataaaactatctaatgtgtgtaatatatatatatatatatatatatatatatatatatatatatatacaggtgcttgtcatataattagaattttCAGCAAatagttttattatataatttttttattttactaatttcattcaaaaagtgaaacttgtatgttatattcattcattacacacagactgatgtgttttttttattggacGCGCCTACCGGGAGGGGGGAGTTATGTCACATAcctatgctgcgtcccaattcgcctacttatactacgtcctaaaagtatgtactctttttgtgaagaaaaggtatatacttttgagtgtgtagcagaaaagtatgcaagcttcgggacatactacttcgccatctttaacggactctgtcgcttagttacgtgcatcccgtcaccgtttatctgccctgtcaatcatcgtcagattcgtcacagttcaaatccttcacattcagtttaatctcctaccgtatcggagagaaatgtagccgctcgttgatctgccatatgtgggtctttaatgcagagactctcctcatgtatttacagtttaaatataatgatgcatttaaaagttaatggccaaacgtgtcatttcaaaagttctcaatgctgctgcgggtgaaatataatgtgacaacactgaataaatatatttttgtcaggctaaatattgatagttggtcactcaaacccctttatctaaacttctctacttaaccgtcgaactcgcacatccgtcatgtttgtagttttttaatgctttttatccgcgtttgtagttctaatcgaatcctcgtccaactcgcaatgggttgtgggcaatatcagccgttagagtgcccatcgatccatactgtgaattcggaccggaaatagtaaaccatccgggaatctttggaatactcttttcaacatactacgatttgggacatactaattctattttcaaatactatttaggatggatagtatgcgaattgggacgcaggtcTGTCTGTTGTGGTTTTTCCCCTGTGTTTCCTGGTTTTGTgagtcacatgttcctttgtttcAGTTTCCCGCCTTAGTTCAGTCCCCACATCTGTTAATTAATGTCATCTGTGTCTAGTCATCTGTGCCACCTGTCCCCCTCGTTAGCCCTGTCTTCAGTGTGTATTTAGTTCCCTCATGTTCAGTCCTTCCTTGTCCGGTCTCCATTATACCCGTTATCCCCACCGGTACTGTTTATGTAAAGGTATGTGTTAGATGTTCAGTGGAAATTCAGTTTATTGTGAATAAAGTCTCTTaaggccctattttaacgatctgaaacgcaagtgtcaaagcgcggagcgcaagtaactttgtgggcgggtctcggcgctgttgttATTTTCCcagcgggataaatggctcttgcgcccggcgcaaatctaaaatgggttggtctgaagtggcttcattattcataggtgtggtttgggcgtaacgtgaataaaccaatcagagcggcatccaacattccctttaaaagcaggtgtgcaagttccattatggattgctattattatggcgtatttaccaggcgcacgccaggagcggttcacagccgacgtgactgatgttcttgtaagagcagcccttacgaaacaaaaatatattgcagtatattggaaaatttcatgcaatacattaggaaatatattaacatatatgggaattaatatttatatctttcaatatattgcaatatatattgaaagcggcaatcatttgtatattttgcaatatattacatgaatatataatatattttaatataatatatcatataatataatatataatatattataatataatatatcaatatattattccatatatttacaatatgttaaaatatatttcaactaatatattggtaaatatattttcctttcgtaagggagtgaaagacagagaagttgtgttgtatggggatgggagaaacccacctaaaatagcgtcggttaaacaggcgtcggttaaacagttttttttttttcagtagatTTTTTtccctggttcttgacggacaaaccaatttgtcagatgtccttatatatatatatatatatatatatatatatatatatatatatatatatatatatatatatatatatatatatatatatatatatatatatatatatatatatatatattaggggtgtaacggttcacaaaattcacggttcggttcgatacgatacactggtgtcacggttcggttcggtacggttcggtatgttttagataggcctacagcaaaaagaaaaaaatggcagataaattacctttttttattatttttttattaaaactaacaaagtatgatttttttttttttacattgaacaatgatggagctatactttacccatcttctatgtagttacaggaataagacatttttattctttacattagcgtgtgcggtgcgtgttgcattgcgttgcaggagccccacaccctgtagtgctttcacatatgctgcatttgcagtccgcaactgattagctgttgcacaccacaaacacagcattgattcattattttttatttaaaatccaaaagtttttactgaacatgcctcgtcagaattccaattatctttgtttactctttaatagaagtcaggttatgTAGCctattacatttaaacaacattttattaaattcatttattcatatttatatactttagatttagctcatacaagtggcaaaacatttaaacataagttatagccttaaatcacaaacattttaaattagaaacttacaatagcctattcaaaaacagccgactctcgtcttttctttcgtttttacacacttttaaaagaaatcctggaggtcaaaaagaactttgcttttcacctccaagaaagtatgagtgctatccattatggcacttttttttttttaacctaaatgccaggtaagatgtcgttttgttgctttacatgagaaaaaaaagccatgtattgactttgaaacaagagtatattttaaattatatgcatctgtggtgaaattactagattttcgcgtcagtacatgtttattttaatgcgaacaatgttctatcactttaatgcagcaacgcagcgcagcaaaaaatagactcggtactaaaacgatccgtgcactgctgcagacgcaacgctcctggaacggactgacggaccgcatctGTGTGAAAGCTGtgatccgttaacatgggtacggaaaaaaatacgcaccgcacacgcgatgcagacggagtatgtgtgaaacgggcgttaggtctcatatccgcggctataaatggaccactcgccgcggtgatgtcttttgccatttgaataagttggaatgtctgtctaaatgctgcggggatagtttgtggctgtttctcctttttatcgtcttgttgtcggcgtaaatgagatgattgacatgacattaattattcctgctgctgtaccatcagcaaatgcgacataccgttgttgttttttaatccatcactcttgccaacaccatcatagctaacaaagaatccaaagttcacccaaacaccagacctgttggttattggaggatcttctatttctggtttgttaaatgcaatagccattttgcgacgagcattcagcgcgtagcctactgagtaagcgagcacctgactgagcagcctaaaacatatttggtgttttttttttctttcacttcggcggtgtcaggggcattggctgttacgtcgttttggttattgggctaccttgttgaacgcgtattattatatttcacacacttttttattttccaaatttaattaattagtccaagaaccgttcggtacataatacgaatacgcgtaccgttacacccctaatatatatatatatatatatatatatatatatatatatatatatatatatatatatatatatatatatgtcttgccactattgggcaaacaggtctgatccttaattactacaataagcctgaataatttgtaagctagatttatgcctatcttcgtggcacaccacaatgtgttaatattttttttagtgtaacaatttatgatttgcaaaaataactgttgcatctgtgtagatttcatgagcaaagtgtatgtgcgttgtgcacgctatacattttggtcaagcatgcgcccttaaaatagcataatgaacaacgcgcaacgcgccgctgactttagactgggttttttctggtcagtggcgcaactgtttaatggaacagcaaaatagcaccagggattgtttgcgccggaacacgcctccttttttgcgctgaaccgcccagggagcgcaagttcattcactagtttagcgacgtgcttctgtggagggaaaagcgcgctttgcgcgggtgcaaaataggaatgacacatgcgtcggagtacaaagtcaattgcgctgggtgcaagatagggcccttgGTGTTTTAGAAGTCTTGAACTCTCCTTCGTCGCATCTACACACCCATAACATGTATATTATTGTCAACAAACTGTTTTGTTCACATTGAGATCCGTGTATAAATAAACACTCTATCATAAAAACAGTCTCTTGCCGCGACCCACTGCTTCAGTGTGACCCAGGTGACGAGCAATTAtgaaaatctaaatctaatagtacagtaacatgatttgtgggtggagaagtgacgaacagacaacgccagcgtcctctcctcCACGTTGCCTAGCCAAAAATGATGAAAGATgatgaagtagtatgtcccgaagcttgcatacttttctgctacacactaaaaaaatatgtactttttcttcacaaaaagagttcATACTTTTAGgtcgtagtataagtaggcgaattgggacgcaggcaGTATCTCCCTCATACGAATTTTCCCTCTGactaatttctccactgccgcagcagtgctgttccctcccAGAACCTTCCGATCCTACGTGACCACTTGGAAATGTTCAAAGCATTCCACTTATCTTATGCCGTGCAAAATTTCCCTCCTTTTAATCTCCTCACTTGTTTCCTACTTTAATACTGTTAAAGGCCTCCAAGTTGGGTCTATCAAAGGCTACTTGAGCAGCGTCCAATTTTTCTGCAATAGGGCTTGGGCGCCGCGTTGCATTCTGGGACGTtgcggccatgttgatggccTCGCGAAAGTAAACATACAACAAGTCGAATGAGGAGAAGCAGAGTTGGGAGAAAGAAAAAGCATGTTAAAATCCCGAAAGGGATGTGGAATTTACCGGGATACGTTAAATAGGGATGGCAGGGACCGCTATAGAGACAAAATCGGAACTATTAAAGTTTTGGATCCACATTAATTTCCAAAGAAAGAGCGGAGCACCGACGACGACggtaactttattttgttggtccccaacagacattctactgactataagtaactttgcaactacaattcaacttattctactagcCCGAACCCCAACACataaccataacctaccagtctactaatactccaattagtgttagttgacatgctgttgaaaacgtacatagttagtagaatgtttaaagtggactatggaaataaagtctaaccgaaacgtatatattattattattattattattattatataagaaaTTGCACTGCCtccgtttttatttgttattgcaatgttattgtttactatatttataatttgcacTTCCTCCGTTTTAtgtcttttgttgttattttatagatACCTATGTATTTGCTTATATAGTATTGaaagaatttatttttaaaaaaagtgtatttataaTTGTTATATAAAGTGCACTCCGTTATATAAAGTGCAACAACTTGCACTCCGTtttctgtgttcattttttatttgtaaccttTTACCTTGAAGCtttccacatttctgtgttctcaggttgcactacttgcaaataaacactaaaaaacATCTGATTGTGTGACAATTCTTGCTTTTTGCACATCATACTGTTATTACTTCTTGTCCGTGGTTGCGCCTCCAAGCATGAAAGCGGTGGAAGGTTAATCCATTTTCGACATTTCCCATGGTGATTATGTGTTGCGCTGTTACACCCCAAAATGCAGCAACGGTTTACCATAGTAGAAATAAcgccaaaataatcaaattaagacACACGACTGAGAGGGAGTACGTCTATAAACAGTGCGCAGTAGTCCGAGTAGCAGTAAAGGAtgccatcaacatggccgccacgCCAAGTAATGACGTCATGACGCCCAAGCCCTATTGATTTACTGCCATCCCTCCCCCGAGAATTCACAAACCTCCCTCCTTATCAAAAGGTTTCAGCGATCACAGCCCATCCACCCTGACAGCAGATAACCCTAGACGTTATCACAAATGTATCCATACCTTCGTACAGGTTACCAGCTCCTTATTGCAGCCTGCGAACTCAACATCTCTTGTTTTAGCTTTTTTAGTTTCTTAGGATGCTCATAAATCACCATCACTATCTCagacaaataataaataaataaaacgtagttttaggtttttaataGTACTACATTAGTACTGACCTAACCTTTCAATCTTATCTCATTTTCCGTCGGGCAAGGCTTACCCATCCGATACAGCATGTCTTGAGCTCCTGTTGGATGCTGCAAGAGACATGCCGGACAGTGGCTATATTTTTCCCCTTCTTTTCCGTCTGGCGAGGCTTACCCATCCGGTGAGGTAAGTCTTGATTTCCTGTCGGATGCCGCGAAAGCCCTCTTTGCCAGCATTTATCCTTTTCTTTCTCTGACCAGCGAGGATTCCCTTTCCGATGCTTTGAGAATTGTTCTCCCATCGGATGCCGCAAGGGCCCTCCAGGTTGCTAtcaatctttttctttttccatcCAGTGTCCATCAGAGTCTTGATCTCCTTTCAGACACCACAGAGCTCTCCAGGTCTATGCCTATCCCTTCTCTTTTCTCCGTCCAGCGAGGCTTACCCGATACTGCGAGTCTTGATCTCCTTTTGGATGCTGCAAGAGCTCTCCTGGGCGATCATTCATGCCTTACCTTCCACCCGTCCGCCAGCGAAGCTTACCCATCTGATACAGCGAGTCTTGATCTCACATCAGATGTCGGGGGTCTCTGGTGGCTGTCCCTGGCTCTTTGATTTTTGGGGGGATACTCTGGTTTCCGATTGACCTTTAGCTTTTTATTTCCGATTGATGTAAAaaattgatgtaagtgtgaacttgtaaactaatattaactaatgaaccttattgtaaagtgttactgaaactttaaataatgttgacatataacaaatctgcttcacaggtcaaataaaaaaaatcgctattacaacatttaaataaaatgtaaagcatAGACATTGTGAAATAATCGAAATAATTGAGAATCTTGTAACAAACAGTACATTTCACTTCTCTGTTATAACTTGTATGtaattttttcttttccttataaaggtccagaaattcCTGTTTTTCGTCAGGTGTctgttcttttttaaatatgctTCTCTGTGGGACTCTAGATTAGTGTGGCGTGCTGGTGACACTTATTAACACACCATTTCCATGGCTCTTGGCCCTGCCCTGCTTCTCGTCACAACAATAAACTTATTACTTGTGTTTTACACCCTGTTTAATTCTCTTTTTCTGGGAACCTACCCCAGTAAAAGCTAAAGGTCATGTTGTCTAATTTTATGTATGTGGTTTTATTGGAAAGGTAACTggaaattttacattttagtgtttgtctttttttcagTTATTGTGAAGGGGGAATTGAAttgccattttatttattactttcCTATCTCTGTTTTTCAGATATACAAAGTTTCTTAAGGATTTCCTGGAGTCTGCGGAGCAGAATTACTTTGTTGGATTTCGTGTACATTATTATCTGTTCACTGATCAACCAGAACAGGTTCCTGCAGTGAAAATGGGTGAAGAACATTATCTGACAGTGTTGAAAGTCCCTAGTTCTAACAGATGGCAGGATATCAGTTTGAGCAGAATGGCAAGACTGGAGAAACTGATTGAGAGCCAATTGGTCAATGAAGCCAACTATGTTTTCAGCCTTGATGTGGATTCAAAGTTCTATGGTCGCTGGGGGGTGGAGACTTTGGGTAGTCTGGTAGGTGTGATAAATCCATGGCATTATCATAGATCTCGTGAACAATTCACATATGAACGGCGGCCAGAGTCTCAAGCGTTTATTACTTATTCTGAAGGGGATTATTATTATGGTGGGGCTGTGATCGGTGGCTTAGTGGAAAACGTATATAAGCTTGTTAAAACTTGCCGGGAGCAGCTGGACATTGATAAATCTAAATCCATTGAGGCAGCATGGCAGGAGGAGTCTCATTTGAACAAGTACTTTCTTTATAACAAACCCAGTAAAGTGCTTTCAATCGAGTATTTGTGGGATGACAGAAAACCTAAATTAGAACATATGAAACTCATTCGCTTCTCTCAAATTGTTAAAAACTACAATGAAATTCGTCCAAACCCATAACAACTGCTGTATGGAAATTATATTTTCATTATACAATAAGCTTATTCAGCTTCCTGCAGCCCTTtcttttgtaaaaaaacaaaaaacaaaaaacacccagaaaacctatatatatacacacatacatacatacatacagtgaggaaaataagtatttgaacaccctgctattttgcaagttctcccagttggaaatcatggaggggtctgaaattgtcatcgtaggtgcatgtccactgtgagagacataatctaaaaatgttttttctgatttctcacctttcttaggatcatgacaatttcagacctcTCCATGATTTCCGAGTGGGAGAAcatgcaaaatagcagggttcaaatactttttacttacttacttatatatatataaagaaagagagagagagagagaaaatataAGTTTGATATAATACACAATCATATAGCCTAAATTTAATGGATTAATGCTGCCTGTCAACAATAAAAACAATCTCAGTGTAACTGCTTAATTTCtttcatatattatattattctaAATATTTTAACGGTTTTGGGGGAGATTTTTAGGAgatttgtaataattttctTTGTAAAGAAGATTCGTACAGTTAACAGCATTATAAAAAGACTCATATGTGGCATCATTCTCTCTATGAAAACAGTAAACCGCATTCACTGGTTCTAACACTATAGCGATACGAACTCTATAGCGGTTAAACAGAGCACTGCaatttgttttcatttaaagTATCAAATAGCCagggaaaacccagacaacttccggcaaatttagatttgctatGCCAGTAGTCTGGCAAAAAGCCCATTCAAGCCCATTTCTAATCCGTCGAAAACacggcaccaatcagaaacatTGGGGCGGGGTTTACACAATGGTGACAGCACAGCGATGGTGAAGCAGATTTATTACAAAGATGGATGCCACCGTGGAACATCACTTGTTCGAATCAGCTATTGCGTCTGTTTTAAGCGAtttt from Pseudorasbora parva isolate DD20220531a chromosome 3, ASM2467924v1, whole genome shotgun sequence carries:
- the LOC137072163 gene encoding globoside alpha-1,3-N-acetylgalactosaminyltransferase 1-like — its product is MPTTEPEHEATSVTEPKVAAQYDLLCTGAQEDVLGCGLSYNQPRVLGPDGKGILLTPWLAPVVWEGSFDPVLIDSIFKQQNITIATTVFALGKYTKFLKDFLESAEQNYFVGFRVHYYLFTDQPEQVPAVKMGEEHYLTVLKVPSSNRWQDISLSRMARLEKLIESQLVNEANYVFSLDVDSKFYGRWGVETLGSLVGVINPWHYHRSREQFTYERRPESQAFITYSEGDYYYGGAVIGGLVENVYKLVKTCREQLDIDKSKSIEAAWQEESHLNKYFLYNKPSKVLSIEYLWDDRKPKLEHMKLIRFSQIVKNYNEIRPNP